A single Scleropages formosus chromosome 4, fSclFor1.1, whole genome shotgun sequence DNA region contains:
- the slc6a7 gene encoding sodium-dependent proline transporter — MKLLPAARSDRAKAPGEPPMGKMLREEPELAGHSAGGTVARQQREGPAQLNGQTLSRDVVDPTSQPQFDSAPPSRAPSPAPPQESHPPREQWGGKYEFLLSCIGYCVGLGNVWRFPYLCYRNGGGVFLIPYFIMVLFTGLPLFLMELSLGQYGAAGPITVWKCCPLLKGIGIGMLCVSTLVCLYYNVIIAWTFFYLGSSFQSPLPWSCDAITNVALCGNVTVENATGIKSLSPSEVFWNERVLGVVNSAGLNDPGPVRWQLAVCLLVAWFIIFLCMVKGIHSSGKVVYVTATFPYFVLIVLIIRGATLEGSLQGVAFYLTPDWERLTSAQVWNDAASQIFYSLGIGVGGLLSMASYNKFDNNVIRDTLVIAIGNCGTSFFAGFAIFSILGHMAWRKGVPVGQVADSGPGLAFVAYPEALTLLPGSIFWSILFFLMLFMLGVDTLFGNMEGITTAVLDEFPALRRNMKYKLFFLGGLCFAFYLMGLLLVTDGGIYWFTLIDSFSTSFGLIIITLFMCLGISFFYGVNQFCQDIIDMICRCPPWCSKVLLYFKACWVFCTPFVLLFILTYIFIDMYNTPLRYGSYVYPRWGKALGVCMGAVCCLQIPVWAVVAMSNESGTLRDRYTKAIRPLNSWRVNNLNSSVRECVEPERVEAPFTVNLTDADFTAMTWESRSEA; from the exons ATGAAACTGTTGCCGGCCGCGCGGAGCGATCGTGCCAAGGCGCCCGGCGAGCCGCCGATGGGCAAGATGCtgcgcgaggagccggagctcGCGGGCCACTCCGCGGGGGGGACCGTGGCGCGTCAGCAGCGCGAG GGTCCAGCACAGTTAAATGGACAGACGTTGTCGCGTGATGTTGTTGACCCCACGTCCCAGCCTCAGTTCGACTCCGCTCCTCCGTCTCGTGCTCCatctccagctccacctcaagaATCCCACCCTCCGCGGGAGCAGTGGGGGGGCAAATATGAGTTTCTTCTGTCCTGCATTGGGTACTGCGTGGGCCTTGGCAATGTGTGGAGGTTTCCATACCTGTGCTACCGGAATGGTGGAG GTGTGTTCCTCATCCCTTACTTCATCATGGTGCTCTTCACGGGCCTCCCGCTCTTCCTCATGGAGCTCAGCCTGGGGCAGTATGGGGCAGCTGGTCCCATCACTGTTTGGAAGTGCTGTCCTCTTCTCAAAG GAATTGGCATTGGCATGCTATGTGTTTCTACATTGGTGTGCCTCTACTACAATGTCATCATTGCTTGGACTTTCTTCTACTTGGGAAGTTCCTTCCAGAGCCCCCTCCCCTGGTCTTGTGATGCCATCACCAATGTTGCCCTTTGTGGG AATGTCACTGTGGAGAATGCAACCGGAATCAAATCCCTGAGCCCATCAGAAGTGTTCTGGAA TGAGCGCGTGCTGGGTGTAGTCAACAGTGCTGGCCTCAACGACCCAGGTCctgtgaggtggcagctggCTGTTTGTCTGCTGGTTGCCTGGTTCATCATCTTTCTGTGCATGGTGAAGGGCATCCACAGCTCAGGCAAG GTGGTGTATGTGACAGCCACCTTTCCATACTTCGTTCTGATTGTTCTGATCATCAGAGGGGCCACACTGGAAGGGTCCCTGCAAGGAGTGGCCTTCTACCTCACCCCTGACTGGGAGCGTCTGACCAGTGCACAG GTGTGGAACGATGCAGCCTCGCAAATCTTCTACTCCCTGGGTATTGGTGTCGGTGGTTTGCTGTCCATGGCCTCCTACAACAAGTTTGACAACAATGTCATCAG GGACACCCTTGTAATTGCCATTGGTAACTGCGGCACCAGCTTCTTTGCTGGCTTTGCTATCTTCTCCATCTTGGGTCACATGGCCTGGCGCAAGGGAGTGCCCGTGGGACAGGTGGCAGACTCAG GACCAGGCTTGGCATTTGTGGCCTACCCAGAAGCCCTCACTCTCCTACCTGGCTCGATCTTCTGGTCCATCCTGTTCTTCCTGATGTTATTCATGCTTGGGGTGGACACTCTG tTTGGGAACATGGAGGGCATCACCACAGCGGTGCTGGATGAGTTCCCTGCCTTGAGGCGAAACATGAAGTACAAGTTGTTCTTTCTGGGAGGGCTCTGCTTTGCATTCTATCTGATGGGCCTTCTGTTGGTCACTGAT GGAGGAATATACTGGTTCACTCTCATCGATTCCTTTAGTACCAGCTTTGGGCTTATTATCATCACCCTCTTCATGTGCCTGGGCATCTCCTTCTTCTACG GTGTGAACCAGTTTTGCCAGGACATTATCGATATGATCTGCCGCTGTCCCCCCTGGTGCTCCAAGGTGCTGCTCTACTTCAAAGCATGCTGGGTGTTCTGCACACCCTTCGTCTTGCTG TTCATCCTGACTTACATTTTCATCGATATGTACAACACCCCCCTGCGTTATGGCTCCTATGTGTACCCACGCTGGGGCAAGGCACTAGGAGTGTGCATGGGCGCAGTCTGCTGCCTGCAGATACCAGTCTGGGCTGTGGTGGCCATGAGCAATGAGTCTGGGACACTGAGAGAT AGATACACTAAGGCCATCCGACCTCTGAACTCCTGGCGAGTTAACAATCTCAACAGCTCTGTGAGGGAATGTGTGGAGCCAGAGAGGGTGGAAGCACCCTTCACGGTCAACCTGACAGATGCAGACTTCACTGCTATGACCTGGGAGAGCAGGAGTGAGGCATGA
- the rrm1 gene encoding ribonucleoside-diphosphate reductase large subunit, translating to MYVIKRDGRQERVMFDKITSRIQKLCYGLNLDFVDPTEITMKVIQGLYSGVTTVELDTLAAEITATLTTKYPDYAILAARIAVSNLHKETKKVFSDVMEDLYNYVNRLNGRHSPMISKETLDIVLANKDRLNSAIIYDRDFFYNYFGFKTLERSYLLKIDGKVAERPQHMLMRVAVGIHKADIEAAIETYNLLSEKWFTHASPTLFNAGTSRPQLSSCFLLAMKDDSIEGIYDTLKQCALISKSAGGIGVAVSCIRATGSYIAGTNGSSNGLVPMLRVYNNTARYVDQGGNKRPGAFAMYLEPWHFDIFDFLELKKNTGKEEQRARDLFYALWIPDLFMKRVESNQDWSLMCPSDCPGLDECWGEEFEKLYTRYEREGRAKRVVKAQQLWYAVIESQTETGTPYMLYKDACNRKSNQQNLGTIKCSNLCTEVVEYTSKDEVAVCNLASIALNMYVTPERTYDFQKLAYVTKVVVRNLNKIIDINYYPVPEAEKSNRRHRPIGIGVQGLADAFILMRHPFDSPQAQLLNIQIFETIYYAALESSCELAAEFGPYETYEGSPVSKGILQYDMWDRTPTDLWDWAALKEKIAKHGVRNSLLLAPMPTASTAQILGNNESIEPYTSNIYTRRVLSGEFQIVNPHLLKDLTERGLWNEEMKNQLISHNGSIQEIEEIPEDIKQLYKTVWEISQKTVIKMAADRGAFIDQSQSLNIHIAEPNYGKLTSMHFYGWKQGLKTGMYYLRTKPAANPIQFTLNKEKLKATPPAAVNGNTSSEAAKERNKTAMVCSLENRDECLMCGS from the exons ATGTACGTCATCAAGCGAG atGGACGACAGGAGCGTGTCATGTTTGACAAGATTACCTCCCGCATTCAGAAGCTCTGCTATGGGCTCAACTTGGACTTTGTGGATCCT ACTGAGATCACCATGAAGGTCATCCAGGGGCTCTACAGTGGCGTGACCACAGTGGAACTGGACACTCTGGCTGCTGAGATAACTGCCACCCTCACTACCAAGTACCCTGACTATGCAATCCTGGCTGCACGCATTGCTGTGTCCAACCTGCACAAGGAAACCAAGAAGGTTTTCAGTG ATGTGATGGAGGACCTTTACAATTATGTGAACCGTCTCAATGGACGTCACTCCCCAATGATCTCCAAAGAGACACTAGACATTGTCCTGGCTAACAAGGAT CGTTTAAATTCTGCCATAATCTATGATCGAGATTTCTTCTACAACTATTTTGGATTCAAG acACTGGAACGTTCTTACCTCCTCAAGATTGATGGGAAAG TGGCCGAGCGCCCCCAGCACATGCTGATGCGAGTTGCAGTCGGGATTCACAAGGCTGACATCGAGGCAGCCATCGAGACTTACAACCTGTTGTCAGAGAAGTGGTTTACCCATGCCTCGCCCACCCTCTTCAATGCTGGCACTAGCCGGCCTCAGCTGTCCAG CTGTTTCCTGCTGGCCATGAAGGATGACAGCATTGAGGGAATCTATGACACACTGAAGCAGTGTGCTCTCATTTCCAAGTCAGCCGGCGGCATTGGAGTGGCTGTGAGCTGCATCCGAGCCACTGGCAGCTACATTGCAGGG ACTAATGGCAGTTCCAATGGCTTGGTCCCCATGCTTAGAGTTTACAACAACACAGCTCGCTATGTGGACCAGGGTGGGAATAAG AGGCCTGGAGCCTTTGCCATGTACCTGGAGCCCTGGCATTTTGACATCTTCGACTTCCTGGAGCTGAAGAAGAATACGGGGAAAGAGGAACAGAGGGCACGGGACCTGTTCTATGCCCTGTGGATCCCAGACCTCTTCATGAAGAGAGTGGAGAGCAACCAG GACTGGTCGCTTATGTGCCCTAGTGACTGCCCGGGACTTGATGAGTGTTGGGGAGAGGAGTTTGAGAAACTCTACACCAG GTATGAGAGGGAAGGCCGGGCAAAACGTGTGGTAAAGGCCCAGCAGCTGTGGTATGCTGTGATCGAGTCTCAGACAGAGACTGGCACACCATACATGCTCTACAAGGATGCCTGCAATCGGAAGAGCAACCAGCAGAACCTGGGCACCATTAAGTGCAGCAATCTATGTACAGAGGTTGTGGAGTACACCAGCAAGGATGAG GTTGCTGTTTGCAATTTGGCATCCATTGCACTTAACATGTATGTAACTCCCGAGCGTACGTATGACTTCCAGAAGCTTGCATACGTTACCAAGGTCGTTGTCAGGAATTTAAACAAGATCATTGATATCAACTACTATCCAGTACCAGAG GCTGAGAAGTCCAACAGACGGCACCGACCTATCGGCATTGGAGTCCAGGGCCTGGCGGATGCCTTCATCCTCATGCGCCACCCCTTTGATAGCCCACAGGCTCAGCTGCTCAACATCCAGATCTTTGAGACAATCTACTATGCAGCACTGGAGTCCAGTTGTGAGCTGGCTGCTGAATTCGGCCCTTATGAAACTTATGAGGGGTCACCTGTCAGCAAGGGG ATACTCCAGTATGACATGTGGGACAGAACTCCAACAGATTTATGGGACTGGGCTGCACTGAAGGAGAAGATTGCCAA ACATGGGGTGCGCAACAGCCTGCTGCTTGCTCCTATGCCCACGGCCTCCACAGCCCAGATCCTGGGCAATAACGAGTCCATTGAGCCCTACACCAGCAACATCTACACACGCCGTGTACTGTCTGGCGAGTTTCAG ATTGTGAACCCCCACTTGCTGAAGGACCTTACTGAGAGAGGCTTATGGAATGAGGAGATGAAGAACCAGCTTATTTCCCACAATGGCTCTATACAG GAGATTGAAGAGATTCCAGAGGATATAAAGCAGCTGTATAAGACTGTCTGGGAGATTTCTCAGAAAACTGTGATTAAGATGGCTGCCGACCGTGGTGCATTCATAGATCAGAGCCAGTCGCTTAATATCCACATTGCTGAGCCTAACTATGGCAAGTTGACCAGCATGCACTTCTATGGCTGGAAGCAG GGTTTGAAAACAGGTATGTACTACCTGAGGACTAAGCCAGCTGCCAACCCCATACAATTCACACTGAACAAGGAGAAGCTGAAGGCCACACCGCCGGCTGCTGTCAATGGGAACACATCTAGTGAAGCTGCCAAGGAGAGGAACAAGACAGCTATGGTGTGTTCCTTGGAGAACCGTGATGAGTGCCTTATGTGTGGCTCTTAA
- the LOC108921197 gene encoding short transient receptor potential channel 2-like, translating to MAPLKIKHIVSFTSQDPKYCVKNLCSEGEAPKPWLCSPHDHSGLLKAELQMERAVIIGYIDVGNYGSAFIQIDVGRSSWSLEEPFVTLLPTATLMSPADSRQGAGRTGVRMFKKVDFMSAAAECPWDRVRITCTQPFNRRTQFGLSFLRIRSPQDEPEGGVEEQVESTICQKTPEQMTLKVKEWLSSPGVQRTFFGRMSGESPPETGSEGALLRGPCGAKAGLSRTARLVAVAKSTRRLFPQSPVAQKIRGSITDGEACASHSASGKQTGKHLKRKPKPARLTCADSTSSSKRTKSVASQVSRPNHSSPSRTPPSSQSGCLDSGDPETTCPICGEYFTSEYLPLHASSCEGEAEWLVPERTMETDFSRPHSSTPGPNIRSSTSPTDDLVSCPLCSCRFPLSQIQQHASNCEDCIKTCFSLNGLSNLIIDALGNDDSVVLKTVRSPDLRTQQINMQNLTPDQWREIINKKMRFPQELIGAIQEGNATLVADLLKTGDGIIRQLDDSEDRLWREALNLAIRLGSEDIMDTLLGGVKFDFRQIHEALLVAVDTNQPRVVKKLLDRLDKEKGVGNNKVDVRSFSLAIFDHSIDDSQFAPGVTPLTLACQKDLYEIVTMLTNKGHVIPRPHRISCACLECRNGRQYDLLKFSLSRINTYRGIASRAYLSITSEDAMLSAFRLSRELHKLSKKEPEFKPQYLCLEELCQEFAVELLGMCRNQSEVTTILNDCDNDSEDEDDGLDGRAFEEGIPNLARLRLAVNYNQKQFVAHPICQQVLSSIWCGNLSGWKGSRTAWKLLVSIGIFITMPFLCIIYWIAPKSKIGKMLKIPVIKFLLHSATYLWFLITLLAESIAMEMYRTEFASRHQNLLHNSLHMVWVAGFFWFECKEVWIEGLRSYFLDWWNCLDMIVLSMYLASFVLRGLIMLKGYFVCQVPERADECAYFTQADREHWRQEDPQLIAELLFAVTSMLSFTRLAYILPAQESLGTMQISIGKMIDDMMRFMFILMIIGTAFLCGINNIYVPYVVSTHLGQFNETFRFLFWTMFGVVSQDYVDMPDFVVAEFVGRVLYGIFTLIIVIVLLNMLIAMITNSFQKIEDDADVEWKFARSKLYLNYFREGLTMPVPFNIIPSPKAAFYLMRGIFRRICCCCNCNSTPDYPPIASISNGMQSDGENRVPYRQQVIRALVQRYIESARREFEESKRKDVGNRITELNKMVRRLHSEMKQIHQTVLHSSQGSSNCSCSEDSSVLGKYILGAKNNFRGFSSGTYSPLKVTVHEEEKAEAEAQKDAQEVTKTEVKEQNLPEGCENRASSPTGSKGSWDTGFGSQEAEESSEATADTQASENSAD from the exons GATCCAAAATACTGCGTGAAGAACCTGTGCTCGGAGGGAGAGGCCCCCAAGCCATGGCTGTGTAGCCCCCATGACCACAGCGGTCTTCTCAAGGCAGAACTTCAGATGGAGCGTGCAGTCATTATTGGGTACATCGATGTTG GTAACTACGGGTCTGCGTTCATTCAGATTGACGTGGGGCGCTCCTCTTGGTCTCTCGAGGAGCCTTTCGTCACACTGTTGCCCACAGCGACCCTGATGAGTCCAGCAGATTCGAGGCAGGGCGCAGGGCGTACAGGTGTGCGAATGTTCAAAAAAG TTGACTTCATGTCTGCTGCAGCAGAGTGTCCCTGGGACAGAGTGCGCATCACTTGTACGCAGCCCTTCAACAGGCGCACTCAGTTTGGTCTGTCCTTCCTCCGCATCCGCAGCCCTCAGGATGAGCCTGAGGGAGGGGTTGAGGAGCAAGTGGAGTCCACCATTTGTCAG AAAACACCAGAGCAGATGACGCTGAAAGTAAAAGAATGGCTGTCCAGTCCAGGTGTCCAGCGAACCTTTTTTGGGCGGATGTCAGG GGAATCTCCCCCGGAGACAGGTTCCGAGGGCGCGTTGTTACGGGGACCTTGTGGAGCCAAGGCAGGCCTGAGCAGAACAGCTCGCTTGGTTGCAGTGGCCAAGTCCACCAGGCGCTTATTTCCCCAGTCCCCTGTCGCACAGAAAATCCGAGGCAGCATCACAG ACGGAGAGGCTTGTGCTTCCCACAGTGCTAGTGGGAAACAGACTGGCAAACACCTGAAACGGAAGCCAAAGCCTGCTAGGCTGACTTGTGCTGACAGCACCTCCTCCTCTAAGAGGACCAAATCTGTGGCTTCTCAGGTTTCTCGCCCTAATCACTCCAGTCCCAGCAGAACCCCTCCTAGCTCACAGTCTGGGTGCTTGGATAGTGGTGACCCCGAGACAACCTGTCCCATATGTGGAG AGTACTTTACCAGTGAATACCTGCCCCTGCACGCCTCATCCTGCGAAGGAGAGGCAGAGTGGTTGGTACCTGAACGCACCATGGAAACAGACTTCAGCCGACCCCACAGCTCCACCCCTGGCCCAAACATCAGGTCCTCCACCAGCCCCACAGATGATCTGGTTTCCTGTCCACTGTGCTCCTGTAGATTCCCCCTTAGCCAGATCCAGCAGCATGCAAGCAACTGTGAAG ACTgtattaaaacatgtttttcactgAATGGTCTGTCTAATTTGATTATCGATGCACTGGGCAATGATGACTCT GTTGTCCTCAAGACCGTGAGGTCTCCGGATCTGCGGACTCAACAAATCAATATGCAGAACCTGACG CCTGATCAATGGCGGGAGATTATAAACAAGAAGATGCGTTTCCCCCAAGAACTGATCGGGGCCATTCAGGAGGGGAACGCTACACTGGTGGCAGATCTGCTGAAGACTGGGGATGGGATCATCCGGCAACTGGACGACTCAGAGGACAGGCTATGGAGAGAAGCACTGAACTTGGCCATCCGCCTGGGCAGCGAAGACATCATGGACACCCTCTTGGGGGGCGTTAAGTTCGACTTCCGGCAGATCCATGAGGCGCTACTGGTGGCTGTTGACACCAACCAGCCACGTGTGGTCAAAAAGCTCCTTGACCGCCTGGACAAGGAGAAGGGTGTAGGTAACAACAAGGTGGATGTTCGCTCTTTCTCGCTGGCCATCTTTGACCACTCCATCGACGACTCACAGTTTGCCCCCGGTGTGACCCCGCTGACCCTGGCCTGCCAGAAGGACCTGTATGAGATAGTCACCATGCTGACCAATAAAGGCCACGTAATTCCCCGGCCGCACCGCATCTCCTGCGCTTGCCTGGAGTGCCGTAACGGGCGACAATATGACCTGCTGAAGTTCTCGTTGTCACGCATCAACACGTATCGTGGCATTGCCAGCCGTGCCTACTTGTCCATCACATCAGAGGACGCCATGCTGAGTGCCTTCCGCCTCAGCCGTGAATTGCACAAGCTCTCCAAGAAGGAGCCCGAGTTCAAG CCCCAGTACCTGTGCCTGGAGGAGCTGTGCCAGGAGTTTGCTGTGGAACTGCTCGGCATGTGTCGCAACCAGAGTGAGGTCACAACCATACTCAACGACTGCGATAACGACAGTGAGGATGAAGACGACGGGTTGGACGGCCGTGCCTTTGAGGAGGGCATCCCCAACCTGGCCCGCCTCCGCCTCGCTGTCAACTACAACCAGAAGCAG TTTGTGGCCCATCCCATTTGCCAGCAGGTGCTGTCCTCGATTTGGTGTGGCAACCTCTCAGGGTGGAAGGGCAGCAGAACAGCCTGGAAGCTGCTGGTGTCCATCGGGATCTTCATCACCATGCCATTCCTCTGCATCATCTACTGGATTGCACCCAAGTCCAAG attggaaaaatgttgaaaatccCTGTGATCAAGTTCCTGCTGCACTCAGCCACCTACCTGTGGTTCCTGATCACGCTGCTGGCCGAGTCCATCGCCATGGAGATGTACCGGACCGAATTTGCCTCACGTCACCAGAACCTCTTGCATAACTCCCTGCACATGGTCTGGGTGGCTG GATTCTTCTGGTTCGAGTGTAAGGAGGTGTGGATTGAGGGCCTACGCAGCTACTTCTTGGACTGGTGGAACTGCTTGGACATGATAGTGCTCAGCATGTACCTAGCATCCTTTGTGCTGCGTGGGCTCATCATGCTCAAAGGCTATTTTGTGTGCCAGGTCCCAGAGCGGGCAGATGAGTGTGCGTACTTCACACAAGCTG ACAGAGAGCACTGGCGACAGGAGGATCCCCAACTGATTGCAGAGCTGCTCTTTGCTGTGACTAGCATGCTGAGTTTCACTCGCCTAGCCTACATCCTGCCTGCTCAGGAGTCCCTGGGGACCATGCAGATCTCTATTGGCAAGATGATCGATGACATGATGAG GTTTATGTTCATCTTAATGATCATTGGGACTGCCTTCCTTTGCGGGATCAACAATATCTATGTGCCCTACGTTGTGTCCACGCACCTTGGCCA GTTCAATGAGACATTCCGTTTCCTCTTCTGGACCATGTTTGGAGTGGTGAGCCAGGATTATGTGGACATGCCAGATTTTGTGGTGGCTGAGTTTGTAGGCAGGGTGCTCTATGGCATCTTCACCTTGATCATTGTCATCGTGCTGCTCAACATGCTTATCGCCATGATCACCAACTCGTTCCAGAAGATTGAG GATGACGCGGATGTGGAGTGGAAATTTGCCCGTTCTAAGCTCTACCTTAATTATTTCCGAGAAGGTCTCACCATGCCTGTCCCCTTCAACATCATCCCCTCGCCCAAGGCAGCCTTCTACCTCATGCG GGGTATCTTCCGGaggatctgctgctgctgtaactgCAACTCAACACCAGACTATCCGCCTATTGCCTCCATT TCCAACGGGATGCAAAGTGATGGAGAGAACCGGGTGCCCTACAGACAACAAGTGATCCGAGCGCTCGTTCAGCGATACATTGAGTCGGCCCGTCGGGAGTTTGAGGAAAGCAAGCGCAAAG ATGTAGGTAATCGAATCACGGAGCTTAACAAAATGGTGAGAAGGCTGCACTCAGAGATGAAACAGATCCACCAGACCGTGCTGCACAGCAGCCAAGGGAGTTCCAACTGTTCCTGCAGCGAGGACTCCTCAGTCCTGGGCAAGTACATCCTGGGGGCCAAGAACAACTTCAGGGGGTTCAGCAGTGGCACCTACAGCCCGCTGAAGGTGACCGTGCATGAAGAGGAGAAGGCGGAGGCGGAGGCACAGAAGGATGCACAGGAGGTCACAAAGACGGAGGTGAAGGAGCAGAACCTTCCAGAAGGTTGTGAAAACCGGGCCTCTTCCCCCACTGGAAGCAAGGGTTCTTGGGACACAGGCTTTGGCTCCCAGGAAGCGGAGGAATCTAGTGAAGCAACAGCAGATACGCAGGCGTCTGAGAATAGCGCTGACTAG